CCGATGGCACTGGAGTAACGAGCTCGGACTATGTCGACTTGCATGGGGAACAGTGCCTGCACCATTAAAATACGGCTTACCGTCTCGGATGTTCTGTCGGAACTCTCTGGCACGGTACCAGTCATCAAACGCCTCTTTGTTAATCGATTGCAGTGCGGCATCAACACATGATCTCTCTCTTTCAGTGTTTTCTGTGGCTGTACTCTCATCCCGGGATTTCATCGATGGACAATTTGCGCGCACAGAGATAGTCTATGGCCGATTGTTGTTCGGCACTCGTCAATTATTGCCGAAAGAAGGTCTCAACTGCTGGCCGGTTAAGATTTAACAAGAGTACTCCAAGATCCCGACAGAATCTCTATGGCAAGATTCTTTGGCTTACTCGTTCGGGTCAACCGGTTGCGTCGAAGTATATCCTGGATACCACCAAGCAGTACTTCGCCCCCCAACCTTCTTTGATCTGAGATATCCTCGCTGTTCAAGATTTTCGAGCCTCGTTAGTATCCCGCGACGACCAACTGTGAGTTGATTCGCTACTTCAGATGCGGTTAGAATAGGATCGTTACTATCTTTAAAAGTATCAAGAATCTCCTCGTCTGTTACTTCCGGGGGTCGGCCGGGTCCATCATGCATTAATTCACTCTCCTGATGTCACATCTGTTACGTATTTGCTCCTACAAAGGAGTTAAAACGCTGCGCGAAAACATTCTTGTATGGTGCTTGACAAAATTTCACACAAGGTGAGTTAATCTATGAGTGATGAGAAAGCCGATGAGTTCCTTTCTCTCTTGTATCATGCTCTCCGTACACGACGACGTCGACTGGTGATTAGGATTCTTACAAGATCCGATGACGAAATCGTGACTGTTCGATCTCTCGCTCGTAAAATTGCTGCCACTGAACACAGTGTACCACGGTCTCAGGCAACAGGTGAACCATATCGCAATGCCTACAATGCACTTACCCAGACTCATCTGCCAGCACTTGTCGACGCTGGCATTGTCATCTATGACCCCAAGAGGCAGACGGTATCACCAGGTTCAAATTTGAAAATCGCGGCTCTACTTGTTACTACAAATACATCTACTATTGAAATTCTACAAAATTGATTTTATTCATGATTGAAACGATATTTAACCGCTTATCAAACATCGTGAGTCTACCTTGCTTCATAAAGGGTAGAATGAACGTCTCGACGGCGACCTCATCTGTACTGTCATCGATTGTCTCGATACGGGTGTCGACGTGTTTCTTGGATTGGCGTGATAGGGTTAGTCTCCGCTTGGTTCACCGTCCACTTCTCCTCGATGTGGTGGCTCTCTGGCACTTAAATCCAAAGTAGAAGCAGTTGACCACACCGTTCACTTTTCATTGGTAATGTACATCTTCTCAATATTTTGGTCGTGTTGCAAAGCGGTCTAGACTTTGCCGCTGGTACTCTCAATTGAGAGGTCACAGTTGATTGCTGTTTTGGTCGAACGTTGGAGCAGTTCGTCGAGGAACGCTTGGTAGTACTCGGGGTCGGCGTACTTCACCAACCGAAGTTGGAGTATCGCTTCCAATCCCTCTGCTGTCCAGCGCATCCACTGGTTCTTGCACCGCTTGCTGACCTCGCCCATCAGTCGTTCGACGGGGTTCGAGGTCCACGGAACCTCGAACCCCTCGACAGCGTGCTCGGCGAACGTCACAATCGACGGCAGCCACCGCCGAAGATACCCTGCAGCCTTTGCTGACCCGAACTGCTCCAGTTGCCACGCTGTCTTCTCTAATCGCTCTCTCGTTCGCGCGATCCGCGAGCGGATCGCCGCGAACTCCTCCGCTGGACGATGCTTCGCCACAGAGTTCTTCAGATGGAACACCTCGTCGATCACCTCCGAAACGATCTCCTTCCGACGGTCCAAGGAGAAGACGCCATCGTCCCAGAGGGTGTAACCCAGCGTTCGGCCGACGTGGACGAGATCGAGCTGGTGGTCACGGTTTTCGTCGGTAAAGGCTGTGACGATGCCGCTATCAGCGTCACTGACGACCGTCGCGTCGTCAGTGACTGCGCCGATATCATCGAGTTCGGCGGCAGTTTCGTCCCAGTCAGCGTTGACCGACAGATCCAGCAGGGAGCGTGACTCTTCGGCGGTGTCTTCGCCGAGCGTTGCTTGGACGGAGTGGGACGAGCGGTCGTCGTCTTGGCTGTGGCACTTTGTCCCGTCAGGAATGACGGCGTCAGCGTCTGTGCCAGCGACACAGTCTGGAAGGAACTGTTTGAGCTTGTGGCCGTATTTCTTGGCACGGCGGTTGATGGTGGTCGGCGACGGCATCGAGACGAAGCTGTCGCCGTGATTGGCAGCGTCTCGATAGCTGAGCGAGGTAGCGAGATCGACGCTTTTGGCGGCGATGTCCTGCTGATAGCGGTTCTGCCCGTCGAAGTCGAGAACGTCTTCGACGGGCCGGAAGTAGCTGGATTCGTCTGGGGAAGCGGCTGTATCTTCGACGTAGTGGAGAGAGAACTCGTGTTCTCCGGCAGTTGTGACAGCTGTGCGGGTGTCGGTGCCGGCGCGTTGGAAGCGCTGGTCACCGTTGCCATGTGCGTGTTTCTCACCACAGAGCGCCTCGACGCTGGCGGCGTCGAGGCTCTCGACCAGCGATTCGAGAAGGACTGCTTCGAGGTTCTGGTCAGTGACGGCCTCGGCAAGCGTGGCGAGCGGTAGCGTTTTGTCGTCGTCGATACTCAGTTCGAACCGCACGTCGATTGTGGCGTGCATGGGGTACCTCGGTTTGGACACCAGAGGCAACCCCGCCTTCACGGGAGTCAGTTACTACTGAACTCTAGAGGACTTTGCGACACGACCCAAAAATTGTGAGTGCGGCAGCTGACGCGGCGTGGATCGCGGTGTGTGTGTACTGCCGATAGAACTCCCAGAACTGTCTTGCCGTTGAGACTGGCACTGTCTCAGCTATCCAGCCACTCATATCTCTCATGAAGACCGCAGCGAGTATGAACCCTCATTTCACATGGATTGATAGATGTTGTTCCGTACAGCATCCAGTGGCATCGTTGGGCCCACAATCGCTGATTTCCCGACAGTAGGGTGTGCCTAACTCTCTGATTAGGCGGTTTAGCGGCTTCCAGAGCTATCGAAGCCGTCGACTGCTCCGACGAGTAGTATATAACTAACCGATTTTGAAATTCTTATGAAAATCATAACAAAGTCAATATACTTCCCGCGGCCTGTATGGACTCACTCCATATCCAGAAAGGCGCTGCTGGACAGCATTCCCACGAACGAACCTGTGAGAACTGTGGCGAGTACGTTACCAAACAGTTCGTCCGTGTGTTCGGCGCAAACGATGGTTCGGTGTACGGCTGTATGAACTGCTCGACCGGTCGTGATCTCCGCGACGGTGGTGGCAAACAGCCGTAGTTCGAGCGCCTCGAACAGATCACACTCACCGAGCGGGTTAGTCAGTCCCCGACTGCTCTGTCGAGTTTGTTTTGACCGTTGTCCGCGTCTCGTCATCGGTTCGGGCCGGGTTTTCCTCCTCGACAGGGATCTGGTGGGCCGACTCGGCGAACCCGGCGCTCAGCACGCGGGTGAGTGCTTCTTCGACCTTCTCGCCGGTTTCTTCGACGCGGTCGGCGTCGACTTCCATCACGTAGCCGGTGGTGATGTTCGGAGCGGTTGGCAGAAAGAGCACGATTTTGCCGTCGTCGGTCCGTTTTCCGGTTTTAAAAGCGGTCATTCGAA
This sequence is a window from Halohasta litchfieldiae. Protein-coding genes within it:
- a CDS encoding DUF7344 domain-containing protein — translated: MSDEKADEFLSLLYHALRTRRRRLVIRILTRSDDEIVTVRSLARKIAATEHSVPRSQATGEPYRNAYNALTQTHLPALVDAGIVIYDPKRQTVSPGSNLKIAALLVTTNTSTIEILQN
- a CDS encoding ISH6-like element ISHla10 family transposase, producing the protein MHATIDVRFELSIDDDKTLPLATLAEAVTDQNLEAVLLESLVESLDAASVEALCGEKHAHGNGDQRFQRAGTDTRTAVTTAGEHEFSLHYVEDTAASPDESSYFRPVEDVLDFDGQNRYQQDIAAKSVDLATSLSYRDAANHGDSFVSMPSPTTINRRAKKYGHKLKQFLPDCVAGTDADAVIPDGTKCHSQDDDRSSHSVQATLGEDTAEESRSLLDLSVNADWDETAAELDDIGAVTDDATVVSDADSGIVTAFTDENRDHQLDLVHVGRTLGYTLWDDGVFSLDRRKEIVSEVIDEVFHLKNSVAKHRPAEEFAAIRSRIARTRERLEKTAWQLEQFGSAKAAGYLRRWLPSIVTFAEHAVEGFEVPWTSNPVERLMGEVSKRCKNQWMRWTAEGLEAILQLRLVKYADPEYYQAFLDELLQRSTKTAINCDLSIESTSGKV
- a CDS encoding DUF7563 family protein, whose protein sequence is MDSLHIQKGAAGQHSHERTCENCGEYVTKQFVRVFGANDGSVYGCMNCSTGRDLRDGGGKQP